The bacterium genome includes a window with the following:
- a CDS encoding S24 family peptidase — MDSMFNIDAPSTFMFKVSGDSMIDLGIFEGDMVIVKRCASASDGDVILACVDGDYTLKTFRKKNGKVFLEAANKKYPIIIPERELTIFGIVTGSVRRF; from the coding sequence TTGGATTCTATGTTTAACATTGATGCACCCTCTACTTTTATGTTTAAAGTTTCCGGTGATTCAATGATAGATTTAGGAATTTTTGAAGGCGATATGGTTATAGTAAAAAGATGTGCCTCGGCTTCAGATGGTGACGTAATACTTGCCTGTGTTGACGGAGATTATACGCTTAAAACTTTCAGAAAAAAGAACGGCAAAGTTTTTCTTGAGGCAGCAAATAAAAAATATCCTATTATCATTCCTGAAAGGGAATTGACTATTTTTGGCATTGTAACCGGTTCGGTTAGAAGATTTTAA
- a CDS encoding DNA recombination-mediator protein A: MTEDKDRQTIMVPLGNLDEADDMPEAIDQLAHELATIQQSSKKIAIIGSRNLPITHQQIIETLSYALVAQGNTIITSGGSSGTNAAAIRGGMKAEPAKLVVILPQTIGQQPSDVQDQLIGIPNIVEHPDRAMMTLADASRICNREIIDDCQQLICFLSHTSGTLHKAVAYAEESHKVVTVFYLD; encoded by the coding sequence ATGACAGAAGATAAAGATCGCCAAACAATAATGGTACCTTTGGGGAATTTAGATGAAGCCGATGATATGCCGGAAGCCATTGACCAACTGGCGCATGAATTGGCAACTATACAACAGTCATCTAAAAAAATCGCTATTATTGGCAGTCGAAACCTTCCAATAACCCATCAGCAAATCATTGAAACATTATCTTATGCGCTTGTTGCCCAAGGCAATACAATTATAACAAGCGGCGGTTCAAGCGGAACTAACGCGGCTGCTATTAGGGGTGGGATGAAAGCTGAACCTGCAAAATTAGTTGTGATTTTGCCACAAACAATAGGTCAACAGCCTTCAGATGTTCAGGATCAGCTTATAGGTATTCCTAATATAGTTGAACATCCTGACAGAGCAATGATGACTCTGGCTGATGCAAGTAGAATTTGTAACAGAGAAATTATTGACGACTGTCAACAATTAATATGCTTCCTTTCACACACAAGCGGAACGCTTCACAAAGCAGTAGCTTATGCGGAAGAAAGTCATAAAGTTGTTACAGTATTCTATCTGGATTAA
- a CDS encoding UvrD-helicase domain-containing protein: MNEILSGLNSPQKSAVRQETGCLLVLAGAGSGKTKVLTHRIAYLIENGAKPWEILSVTFTNKAAKEMKIRLDNILGEKTAGHLWIGTFHSICGRILRQEVENYLVKGEIFRNSNYVIYDESDSLSIIKQALKAENLDDKVYQPRMVKSAISMAKNKMIDVDKFEALARDNREKNIARVYQQYEDALKLNNALDFDDLLLVTVKMFEANEEILNKYKSRFNHILVDEFQDTNQPQYRLISLLYKGTEKDFDIINNGRSLCVVGDIDQSIYSWRGADYKILLNFQKEFPGAELIKLEQNYRSTGTILEAANNIIKHNRDRISKNLFSNKGQGEQIVCNETQDESEEAHFIVDRIREHTAPGKRTLSECVVLYRTNAQSRALEEAFMSRKVPYAMVGGQKFYERKEIKDIIAYLKLIYNPSDSQSLKRIINVPKRAIGATTVKKIDEIAQKNYTSLFAVLERIDEFSEFSGKVALKLKEFVKLINKSRDKVNESVLSEYLSVLIDDIGYIDELRAEVTQEADSRIENIQEFISVARAQEDMGLDTELGEFLTRMSLISDIDSLSDTNDAVTLMTLHAAKGLEYPVVFMAGLEEGMFPHSRSLNNNTEMEEERRLMYVGVTRAEEQLYFTYAKRRLIYGDYRYFTPSRFLQEVPQHLMKVLGYKPVEKRASIYETTTPRSTGYNANSFSNSSIDSKVGNNSTFGKNFRLPDSLRKNKETSAVKTVTTPKEIASSSKTANPVTKKSIELFEVKTRVLHPKFGIGEIEQIVNVGDIPMYSVMFNDIGRRAIEAESGVLKKF, from the coding sequence ATGAACGAAATTTTATCAGGATTAAATTCTCCGCAAAAATCCGCTGTAAGACAGGAAACTGGATGTCTTCTCGTTTTAGCAGGTGCAGGAAGCGGAAAGACAAAAGTATTAACGCATAGAATAGCGTATTTAATAGAAAATGGCGCAAAACCATGGGAAATTTTGTCTGTAACTTTTACTAACAAAGCTGCCAAAGAAATGAAAATAAGGCTTGATAATATTTTAGGAGAGAAAACGGCGGGACATCTTTGGATTGGGACATTTCACAGTATTTGCGGAAGGATTTTAAGACAGGAAGTTGAAAATTATCTGGTTAAAGGCGAAATTTTCAGAAATTCCAACTACGTAATTTATGACGAAAGCGACAGCTTAAGCATAATAAAGCAGGCACTTAAAGCTGAAAACCTCGATGATAAGGTTTATCAGCCCAGAATGGTGAAATCCGCAATCAGTATGGCAAAGAACAAAATGATTGACGTTGATAAGTTTGAAGCACTTGCAAGAGATAATCGTGAAAAAAACATAGCCCGAGTTTATCAGCAATATGAAGATGCATTGAAGTTAAATAACGCTCTGGACTTCGATGATCTTCTTCTTGTCACTGTAAAAATGTTTGAGGCCAACGAAGAAATCCTTAATAAATACAAATCAAGATTTAACCACATACTTGTAGATGAATTTCAGGATACAAACCAGCCTCAGTACAGGTTGATAAGTCTTTTATACAAAGGAACCGAAAAAGATTTTGATATAATAAATAACGGCAGAAGCCTTTGCGTAGTAGGAGATATAGACCAGTCAATCTATAGCTGGAGAGGTGCTGACTATAAAATTCTTCTGAATTTCCAAAAAGAATTCCCCGGTGCTGAACTGATTAAGCTTGAGCAGAATTACAGGTCTACAGGAACTATTCTGGAAGCTGCAAACAATATTATTAAGCATAACAGAGACAGAATTTCCAAAAATCTATTCTCTAACAAAGGTCAGGGCGAGCAAATTGTCTGTAACGAAACACAGGATGAGTCGGAAGAAGCTCATTTTATTGTTGACAGAATAAGAGAGCATACAGCTCCAGGTAAACGTACGCTTAGCGAGTGTGTGGTTCTGTACAGAACAAACGCACAGAGTAGAGCGTTGGAAGAAGCTTTCATGTCCAGAAAAGTCCCTTATGCAATGGTTGGTGGACAAAAATTCTATGAAAGAAAAGAAATCAAAGATATAATTGCATATCTAAAGCTTATCTATAATCCGAGCGATTCACAGAGCTTAAAAAGGATTATTAATGTACCTAAAAGAGCTATAGGAGCTACAACTGTCAAAAAAATTGACGAAATAGCTCAAAAAAATTACACATCCTTGTTTGCTGTACTGGAAAGAATTGATGAATTTTCTGAATTTTCAGGAAAAGTCGCACTTAAACTTAAAGAATTTGTAAAGCTTATAAATAAGTCCCGAGACAAAGTCAATGAATCTGTATTAAGCGAATATTTGTCAGTTTTGATCGATGATATTGGATATATTGACGAATTACGCGCTGAAGTTACACAAGAAGCCGACAGCAGGATTGAAAACATTCAAGAATTTATAAGCGTGGCGCGAGCGCAGGAAGATATGGGGCTTGATACTGAACTTGGCGAATTTTTGACGCGCATGTCGTTAATTAGCGACATAGATTCTCTGTCAGACACAAATGATGCCGTAACACTTATGACACTCCACGCTGCAAAAGGTCTTGAGTATCCTGTTGTATTTATGGCAGGACTGGAAGAAGGCATGTTTCCTCACTCCCGCTCATTAAACAATAATACAGAGATGGAAGAAGAAAGACGGCTTATGTATGTCGGAGTTACAAGAGCAGAAGAACAGCTCTATTTTACTTATGCAAAACGCCGTTTGATTTATGGAGATTACCGATATTTCACGCCTAGCAGATTTTTGCAGGAAGTTCCACAGCATCTTATGAAAGTTCTTGGCTATAAACCCGTTGAAAAGAGAGCTTCTATCTATGAAACGACCACTCCGAGAAGCACAGGATATAATGCAAATAGTTTCTCTAATTCTTCTATTGACTCTAAAGTCGGAAATAATTCGACTTTCGGGAAAAATTTTCGTCTTCCTGATTCATTGAGGAAGAATAAAGAAACTTCAGCAGTAAAAACTGTTACCACTCCTAAAGAAATAGCCTCTTCATCTAAAACAGCTAATCCTGTTACTAAAAAATCTATAGAGCTTTTTGAAGTTAAAACGAGAGTTTTACACCCGAAATTCGGAATTGGAGAAATAGAACAGATAGTTAATGTCGGTGATATTCCTATGTATTCGGTAATGTTTAATGACATAGGACGTCGTGCAATAGAAGCCGAATCAGGCGTTCTCAAAAAGTTTTGA
- a CDS encoding chemotaxis response regulator protein-glutamate methylesterase: MAIKVLIIDDSAMVRKIFTQELAKDPEIVVVGSAPDPFIGRDKIVELKPDVLILDIEMPRMDGLTFLEKLMRHQPMPVIIVSSLAKKGCDVALRALELGAAEVMSKPGESYSVGDMSEQLAEKIKAVAKIKPLRLLSNVNFSTPPQNIQKSNAMIKTTNKIIAIGASTGGTEALKEVLTALPGNMPPIVIVQHMPQHFTKSFADRLNTLCSLEVKEAENGDLATPGKVLIAPGNKHMVLKRSGASYYVEIKDGPLVHHQRPAVEVLFQSVAKYAGSNSIGVILTGMGKDGAKGLLEMKNNGAYTIAQDEASCIVFGMPKEAIAMGGVIKIESLKKIPQVLVNLLKVLN, from the coding sequence ATGGCAATTAAAGTTTTAATAATTGATGATTCTGCGATGGTAAGAAAAATTTTTACTCAGGAACTCGCAAAGGATCCTGAGATAGTAGTAGTTGGGTCTGCGCCTGATCCTTTTATCGGCAGGGACAAAATAGTCGAACTTAAGCCGGATGTGCTTATTCTTGATATAGAAATGCCGAGAATGGACGGGCTTACTTTTCTTGAAAAATTAATGAGACATCAGCCAATGCCTGTAATAATAGTAAGTTCTCTGGCAAAAAAAGGCTGTGATGTTGCTTTAAGGGCCCTTGAACTCGGGGCGGCAGAAGTTATGTCAAAACCGGGAGAATCTTATTCTGTTGGGGATATGAGCGAACAGCTTGCAGAAAAAATCAAAGCAGTTGCAAAAATCAAACCGTTAAGATTGCTTTCAAATGTAAATTTTTCTACTCCTCCTCAAAATATTCAAAAAAGCAATGCAATGATAAAAACAACTAATAAAATAATTGCTATTGGCGCATCAACAGGTGGAACAGAAGCTCTAAAAGAAGTCTTAACCGCATTGCCGGGGAATATGCCTCCAATTGTTATCGTTCAGCACATGCCTCAACATTTTACAAAATCTTTTGCGGATAGATTAAATACTCTTTGTTCTTTAGAAGTAAAAGAAGCAGAAAATGGAGATCTCGCAACACCGGGAAAAGTTCTTATTGCACCGGGAAACAAACACATGGTTCTGAAAAGAAGCGGCGCAAGCTATTACGTGGAAATAAAAGATGGTCCTCTCGTTCATCATCAACGACCTGCAGTAGAAGTACTTTTTCAATCAGTTGCTAAATATGCAGGAAGCAATTCTATAGGAGTTATTTTGACCGGCATGGGCAAAGACGGAGCAAAAGGGCTTTTGGAAATGAAAAATAACGGTGCTTATACAATTGCCCAGGACGAAGCAAGTTGTATCGTTTTTGGAATGCCAAAAGAAGCAATAGCTATGGGTGGAGTGATTAAGATTGAGTCGTTAAAGAAAATACCGCAGGTGCTGGTTAATTTGTTAAAGGTATTAAATTAG
- a CDS encoding chemotaxis protein CheD — protein MQHEKQKYFLHPGCIFVSKEPHLISTVLGSCVSVCIWDPVKGFGGMNHHIHPRPFKKGERSSQYGIIAVPYMIKMLVNLGASRANFKAHIVGGSQNPLMGSSMIGKENIIIAEKILRENFIQVITVDTAGEMGRKVVFDTETGELAVYKVNKLRDSDWPVH, from the coding sequence ATTTTTGTGAGCAAAGAGCCGCACCTCATTTCAACAGTGCTTGGTTCTTGTGTTTCTGTGTGCATATGGGATCCTGTAAAGGGTTTTGGTGGAATGAACCATCATATTCATCCCAGACCGTTTAAAAAAGGAGAAAGAAGCTCCCAGTATGGAATAATTGCAGTTCCGTATATGATAAAAATGCTAGTCAACCTCGGTGCTTCCAGAGCAAACTTTAAAGCACACATAGTTGGAGGTTCTCAAAATCCTTTAATGGGAAGCTCAATGATTGGCAAAGAAAATATAATTATTGCCGAAAAAATCTTGAGAGAAAATTTTATACAGGTAATAACAGTTGATACTGCCGGAGAAATGGGGAGAAAAGTTGTTTTTGATACGGAAACAGGAGAACTTGCAGTTTATAAAGTAAATAAATTAAGAGATAGTGACTGGCCTGTCCATTAA